TCATCGGTCCAAAAAAATACGATGTTCCTTGGAAGGAACTCGAAAGTAAGTCTTGGATCGCGGAAGCGAAGTGTAAGGAAATCCGTGTCAACATGGACGACGATCTTCGTTTGAAATATTCCATCGCGGACGACCGCGAGAAGTTCAGACTCGCTTCGGAAAATCCGGAGAAGATGAAGGCGATCGAACTCATCATGAAAAAACATTCCGAGTCTCATTTGCTCGTCATCGGACAATACATCAATCAGTTGGAAGAAATATCAAAGAAATTTAATATTCCTTTGATTACCGGAAAAACTCCGCTTCCGGAAAGACAAACCCTGTATGATGCTTTCCGTTCCGGACAGATCAAGTCTCTCGTCGTAAGTAAGGTGGCGAACTTTTCCATCGACTTACCGGATGCAAACATCGCGATTCAGGTTTCGGGAACTTTCGGTTCCAGACAAGAAGAAGCTCAGAGATTGGGACGAATCCTGAGACCGAAAGGACACGACAACACGGCCGTATTCTATTCTTTGATTTCGAGAGATACGAACGAAGAAAGATTCGGACAAAACCGTCAGTTGTTTCTTACGGAACAAGGATACGAATACGAAATTTATACTCTGGATCAATTCAGAGAGGCTCAGGAAGAATTGGCTCAGCTTCAGCTGAACAACGCCTGATTCTTTTCGACAAAATCGATTGGCAGAATTGTTGATTAAAGTTAGAAACACAAAAAGAGGAACAGCATGGATCTCAGCGCAAAAAGGCTGAACGTCATCGAGCCCTCTCCTACGCTCGTAATCACCGCGAAAGCGAACGAGTTGAAAAAAAAAGGAGAGGACATTGTAAGTTTCGGAGCCGGAGAACCGGACTTTGAAACCCCGTCCCATATCAAAGACGCAGCGAAGAAGGCGATTGATAAGGGAATGACGCGTTATACGGCTGTTTCCGGAACTGTGGAACTCAAAGAAGCGATCGTAACCAAGTTCAAAAGAGACAACGGTCTGGATTATGAAAAAAATCAGATCATCATCGGAACCGGCGGAAAACAGGTTATCTATAATTACTTTCTTGCGACGTTAAACGCGGGAGACGAGGTCATCATTCCCGCTCCGTATTGGGTGAGTTATGCGGACATCGTACGTCTTGCGGAAGGTGTTCCTGTGATCGTTCAAACTACTCCGGAAAGTAATTTTCAAATTACTCCCGAGCAGTTGAAAAAAGCGATCACATCGAAAACAAAATGTCTGATCCTCAATTCTCCTTCCAATCCTACGGGAGCCGCTTATTCGAGAAAGGACTTGGAAGCCCTCGGTGAAGTCGTTCTTGCGAATGGAATTCAAGTGATGAGCGACGATATCTATGAAAAGATCGTCTACGACGGTTTTGTATTTTCCAATCTCGCGATGATTTCTCCCGAACTCAAAAAACAAACCTTCGTGATCAACGGGGTTTCTAAAACGTATTCTATGACCGGATGGAGAATCGGTTACGGGGCAGGAGACATCGGCATTATTAAGAATATGGAAACGATTCAGAGTCAGTCTACTTCCAATGCTTCTTCCATTTCTCAAGCCGCTGCGGAGGCTGCTATCGGCGGGGATCAAGCCTGCGTGGAAGAAATGAGAAAAGCGTTTGAACAAAGAAGAAATACAATCGTTTCCCTTTTGAACGCAATTCCCGGAGTGAATTGTAAGAATCCACAGGGGGCTTTCTACGTATTTCCCTATCTAAACGACGTCTACAAAACTCCCGGTTTTGAAAGACTCAAGAAAGAATCTTCGGAAACGTCTTTGAGTAAACTTTTCTGCAGTGTTCTATTAGAAAAGTATAAAGTAGCAGCGGTTCCCGGAATCGCCTTTGGAGAAGACAACGCACTCAGACTTTCTTATCCGATGGGTGAAGCCGACATCAAACGCGGCGTGGAAAGAATTGCGGAAATGATAAGGGATCTGAGCAAGTAAACGATGAGACGGATCGTACTGATCCTCGCTTTTTTTACCGCGACTCCGTATTTGTGGGGAGGAGACTGGTTGGTTCTCAAGCCGAACGCTCCTCTCTACTTATTCCCGGATAAACAATCTGAAATTCTAAGAAGACTAGGATTCGGAGAAATCGTCCAGAGCAAAAACGAAAAGGAGAAACAAAGCGAGAAGAATTTTCGTTTTGTTTCCGACGGCGCCGGTCTCAGCGGATGGACTCCCACACATTCTCTATTTAACATGCAAGAAAAGGGCGGGTTTAGAATCGTCCTTCGATCCATAGACAGGATGTTGTATTCTCCCAATACGGGAATCACAGAACTCGAATCCGTATATCAATATCTAAGTTCTCTGGAAGACAACGGAATCTATCACGGAGACGAATATCTCTATCTAAAAATCAGACGAGCCGTCGTTCTCGGAAAAATATTAGAAATTCTGCAAGAAGGCGAAAACAAACGAAAGGAATCCAAACTCGCGGATTATCTTTCTAAAAATCCAGGTGAAATCATTCCCGGTGAAAGAGGAAAATCTTCTCGGATCAATCCCGAAGTTTTCTGGAAGGTCGGAGAAGAATTTAAGGACAAAGGCCCCGGAGATTTCGCCGCCTTCTTAGGTGTAAAATATACCGAAGAGACGATTTGTAAAAAAGATATATTCTGTTTTCTAAACGACGAAAAAAAAAGAAAGATCCGTTATCTCCAGCTCCAACCAAACGGTAATTATGCGACCGTCTTTGCCGCCCAGATTTCGAAACGTTTGGAGACTCTTACAAAGGATCCGGAAACCGTAGACTGCGGAAAGGATCCCGCAAAAAAAGAAATCTTGGAATCGTTTCGAAAGGATCTTCAAACCTTGCCGTATCGATACGGAAAAAAATATCACCAATTTTTAAAAGTGATTCAGAAAGAATGTCTGCAGTAGATCTATATTCCCGCAAAATCCCATTTCAAAACGAAAAATTTTCTAAACCGATCTGCGGACCTATCGTAGTTCTTCACGGACTTTTTGGTTCTTCCAAAAACTGGCCGACGGTCGGGGATTTCCTAAGTAAATATTCAGACGTCTATTTGATGGATCTTCGCAATCACGGAGATTCTCCCCACGCTGTCGAACATTCTCTCGCGTCCATGGTCGAGGACGTCGAGGTTTGGGTTTCTAAGAATTCCATTGTCGATCCGGTCTTTCTCGGTCATTCGATGGGTGGTCTTGTTACGATGGGATTTGCGCTCAAAAATCCGGAAATTCCTTCCGCTCTTTTGATTCAGGACATCGTTCCCAAAGACTATCCTCTTCGATACGATCTGGAATTTGAATGTCTACGAACCGACGTATCGAAGTTCAAAACGAGACAGGAAATCGATGAAGCCCTTTCTAAAATTCTTCCAAACGCGTTTATCCGAAACTTTTTAGAAATGAATCTGGAAAGAATGGAATCCGGCGGTTATCGATGGAAGTTAAACGTGTCAGCGATCGAAGGATCTCCCCGTTTACTTCAGGATTTTTTTCAAAAGTATTCCGAGATACCTTTTCTCAAAAAAACGAACTTTCTGATCGGAGGAGCCTCCGAATACTTTTTAACGGAAGATATTCCCGTTGCAAAAAGATTCTTTCCGAATTCTACATTCTATAGAATCCCGGAAGGGGATCATTATATCCATTTCACAAAGGCCGCCGAATACAAAAGAATCTTAGAATCTATTTTGGAACAGAAAGACGA
This is a stretch of genomic DNA from Leptospira tipperaryensis. It encodes these proteins:
- a CDS encoding pyridoxal phosphate-dependent aminotransferase, with translation MDLSAKRLNVIEPSPTLVITAKANELKKKGEDIVSFGAGEPDFETPSHIKDAAKKAIDKGMTRYTAVSGTVELKEAIVTKFKRDNGLDYEKNQIIIGTGGKQVIYNYFLATLNAGDEVIIPAPYWVSYADIVRLAEGVPVIVQTTPESNFQITPEQLKKAITSKTKCLILNSPSNPTGAAYSRKDLEALGEVVLANGIQVMSDDIYEKIVYDGFVFSNLAMISPELKKQTFVINGVSKTYSMTGWRIGYGAGDIGIIKNMETIQSQSTSNASSISQAAAEAAIGGDQACVEEMRKAFEQRRNTIVSLLNAIPGVNCKNPQGAFYVFPYLNDVYKTPGFERLKKESSETSLSKLFCSVLLEKYKVAAVPGIAFGEDNALRLSYPMGEADIKRGVERIAEMIRDLSK
- a CDS encoding alpha/beta fold hydrolase, yielding MSAVDLYSRKIPFQNEKFSKPICGPIVVLHGLFGSSKNWPTVGDFLSKYSDVYLMDLRNHGDSPHAVEHSLASMVEDVEVWVSKNSIVDPVFLGHSMGGLVTMGFALKNPEIPSALLIQDIVPKDYPLRYDLEFECLRTDVSKFKTRQEIDEALSKILPNAFIRNFLEMNLERMESGGYRWKLNVSAIEGSPRLLQDFFQKYSEIPFLKKTNFLIGGASEYFLTEDIPVAKRFFPNSTFYRIPEGDHYIHFTKAAEYKRILESILEQKDDSEFLVK